The nucleotide sequence CGACCATTTGATCAAGGCATATCTGTAATTGCGTCAATCTATCAGTCATTCTTCGCCCGCTTGCTGATCTTTCCTTGTTAGTGGCCTCATCCTATCTGTTGAACTTCGGATAATCAAaaagtttttttcttataaCTTTAACTACTTTTGATAGAAACATGGAGGAGAAGAACATTGAAccagaaaagaaaataaaggCAGTTAGGTAGAAGGTATGGCAGAATTAGGCGTGCCACTACTACAGGAAAGGGATTATATAAACAAAGATGCGGAATGGGAACCAGACGAAAAGTTTCAGAAATGTCATGACTGTGGAAGGAAATTCACATTCTTATTGAGAAGACATCATTGTCGATGTTGTGGGAAAGTATTCTGTGAAGCCTGTTGCGGTGACTTTGTGCATTATGATATAAAGAGAGTGAAAATTCTGTTACCTGGTGAAGAACTTCCTTATAGAACCTGTACTGATTGTATAACGAAATTATCAGAATCGCATTTAATAGTAAGCAGTTCCGAGTCAAGTGGCGGAGAATATGAAACAGATGCCAACGAAAGTGTTATATTGCCACCTATTCGAAACATAGGAAATACGGAAACAAATATACATCCTCCAGCTGAGGAAAGTTATTGTCCTGTTTGCAACTTGATACTATCGCAATTTggaaatgaagaaatggcAACAAACCATGTTAAGGATTGTGTTCGAAATGCAGAATTAGCTCATCAGCACAACGATGATAGTAATAAACATGCTGATAACAAGCTGAA is from Naumovozyma castellii chromosome 6, complete genome and encodes:
- the PIB1 gene encoding phosphatidylinositol-3-phosphate-binding ubiquitin-protein ligase (ancestral locus Anc_5.339), with the translated sequence MAELGVPLLQERDYINKDAEWEPDEKFQKCHDCGRKFTFLLRRHHCRCCGKVFCEACCGDFVHYDIKRVKILLPGEELPYRTCTDCITKLSESHLIVSSSESSGGEYETDANESVILPPIRNIGNTETNIHPPAEESYCPVCNLILSQFGNEEMATNHVKDCVRNAELAHQHNDDSNKHADNKLKNKTRMLIYKISAPSSPSSNNSCGECPICFEDMEVGDKVARLECLCVFHYKCIKSWIQKKKEKMKEYHIENDNTEAEQDRIRGNCCPFHDAVF